Part of the Sporomusa termitida genome, GCAAAATGCAGATCAATAGGCCATCCACCATTCCATTGAGCAGCAGGTAGCGTAGCAGCGCCGGCAAATTATTAAACACTGCCTGCGGTAAAAACATTACCCCGACACCTACCATGAGCGCTATCCCTGCTATATACATTTCCCGGTTAGTTAGATTAACCTTAGCAAACTCTTTTAGCCCCATCCCCAGAATCAGACAAAAAACAACAAACATCACCGCATTGCCAACAGCAGGCGGTATAGCGGCAAAAAATACGCCAACTTGTGGGAAAATCCCTAACGTAGTGATTAATAAAGCCCCGGCAATAAAAGGCTTTCTTGATGCCACGCCAGTCATTGATGTAAACCCAATCGCCGACGCATAAGGAATGAACCCGATGACCGCCCCCAAGCCGGCAAAAATGTCTGATACACCGGTAAAAACGGCCCCGCGATTAAACATCGCCGGTTTAAGCGGTTCTCCGGTTACTGCGCTCATTCCTAAAATACTGGCCACTAAATTGGAGAAAAGCAGCAACGCCGCAATAACACAGGCAAGAACAACCCCGATATCAAAGGTGGGCGTACCCCACGCAAATATTTCCGGCTTAGTCGACAATTGCGGGCTATGTTGGCTTATCTGCGGCGAAATTCCAAGAATAAGGGCCATAATCCAGCCACAGCCAACGCCAAGGAGAACGGCTATGCTTTGGATAAAACCCTTGCTTTTCAAAGTGATCCACATGATCAAACCGGTGGTGCTGACAAAGGCAAGTAAACTGGCAAAATCCACCATATGATTGGTTCTGCTTAAGCCCAGCATGCCTTTTATCATAGCCGGACTAAGCTGCAGACACATCAGCACAAGAAAAACACCATTTACCAGGGGGCTAAAAACCTTAGCTACCAGTCCCGCCATGCCGGTTACGCCGATAAAAATGCACACTATCCCGGCGATAATAAAGCCCATTTCAATATCGGTTCGCAGCACATCCAGACTTTTTCCCAGACTCGGGGCCGAAGTAGCCAACGTAATGAGTACACCATACCACAACCCTGCCGGCCCTTCCATGATTGGAAACCGATGACCCCATAACGCCTGAAGTATGGATACAATTCCGCACAGAATAAAAGTCCGCTGTACCAGACTGGCTAACCCCAGCTGGTCAAGCCCCAGGTATCCACCCACAATGACTGGCAAAATAGCAGCATTCGCCAGAAAGTATGTCAAATGCTGCAAACTATAAGAAATCATCTCCTTCAGCGGCAGGTCATCATTCAGACCATATCTCATTCCTGACGGCGGCGGCAGGTTATTGCTGTCCCGGCTCATGCATCGTCCTCCTATATCCGTCACTACTGTGTCTTACCAGCTCGCCGGCTGGCATCTATTTATATTGCAATAAACATGCCAGCAAAAATAGCCTTACCTTGAAACTATAAGGTAAGGCTATTTCTAAAAGTGATCTTCGTACAGTGGCTGATGAGCCCTCATCACCTTTTCCCCCTATGGCAGTCTATAGAACAGCTAAAAATTTCACCAAACAAGGGGTTATGTTCAATATCCTCAGTCAGCCGCGCCTTTATGAAGGCATATTGCCAATGTTGGCAACAGGTGAAACCCACGCTAACGGCAGCCATTATTCTAATATACTGCTGCGGAAAACATCTTCCAGCATAATCTGAAGTTCAGGCAAGACGATGGGAGCAATAATACCCTCCCGGCCGAAATATTCCGCCTTTCTGTACTCAGACAATTCTTCATTCATATAGAATCTGGTAATTATCTGATGCGCCGGATCAACTATCCAATACTCAAAAACCCCGCTGGCTTCATAAATTTTTCGTTTTCTGATAACATCATGGCTTGCTGTAGATCGTGACAAAATTTCTATAATAAGATCCGGACTGCCTTTACAACCGGCAGCATCAAGCTTGTCAGCATCACAAACAACCGTTATATCTGGCTGTACTACTGTTGTAGCATTATTTTCGTTCTCATTTTTTTGCGGTAAACGCACATCAAACGGCGCTGCATATACCTGGCACTTTTTATCTTTAAGATAAACGGCAAACTCAACTAACAGATTTCTTGATATTTCTTGATGTTGCCTGTTAGGAGCTGGAGTCATTGCGTAGGCTGTGCCGTCTATAAGCTCCCAATGCTCATTTTCAGGCCATGCCAGATAGTCGGCGTAAGTATATTTGATGGCACTCTTGCCCATACTGCTCATCTCCTACAATCCTTTATTCTTATTATAGCAAATTTGTTATTTCAAAAGCAAAAAGATTACAACAAACGGGATTACCGCCTGCGGACGATTCTCATGTCAAACCCTGCCGCAAAAAGCCAGGCCCTGTCGCCGGCTTTAAAAATCCGCAAGCGAGGGCCTGAGCCTAGTCCTGGAGTCTAGTATCGAAATTTAATAATTTATCCCAGGTAAACAGTACCGATATTCTGGCTGGTAGTTAACTCAACTGTCACTGTGGCCTTCTTAAACCCGCTCTTCTCAATCTCGAGCGAATACTGGCCACTGTTGCCAGGCAGGTTATCGATTTTGAAATCACCAAAATTATCAGCAACCACCGCGGAAAGCTTTTCCCGGTCCGAGAACAGGGTAATCCGAACACCTTCGGCACAGTCAATAACACCGTTGTTATTAACGGCAACACTCCCGGCAATAAAACACTTAGTAAAGCGATACAAATTCTGATAAAACACACGGGGCTGGGTGTTATACTCCGGCTGCAGCACCTCTAGATTATTAGTCTGACAGATACGGCTCATCTCAGCGTCTGCCACATATTCCACCTTGAGCGCGCCGGTAGGGCAGGCTTGCACACAGCGCGGCTTTTTCCAGCCTTGATCAAGCAGGTGGGCGCAAAAAGTACACTTTTGCGGAACATCCTGTTCTTCATTCCACCAGATAGCCTGATAAGGGCAGGCCTTAACAAGTTCCGGCCGGCCTTTGGCCTTATCCGGGTCAATGAGGACCACACCGTCAGGACGTTTGACAATACTGCCGCCGGCAGCCTTAATGCAGGGAGCGTCCTGGCAGTGCATGCAGGTAGTCGGCCGGTAGGCCACATCAATAATCGGGTATTGCCCCCGTTCGGTGCGCATAATATTTATCCAGCGATGGCCGTGTCGGGGCTGGGGCCGGGTATACCCCGGCCAGTCATTGTCAACATGCTCATCTTTGCAGGCTAAGAAACAATTATTGCAGTCCACACACTTTTCAACATCAATAATCAAATGCCACTGTTTCATGAAACACTCTCCTCCCCGCCCCATTTTCCAATCTCAACCAGGCAGGAATTAGCCGCCATGGCGTGAGACCTTTTAATCATCATCCGGCTTGGTGTCAACAGGTTGATACACCCGCCAATATCCGGCGACTTTCCTGGTTCCCCCACCGGCTTATAGACTGCCGACGATTCGTATGAATGTACGGTTCCCGGCGGAATGCGCTCGGTCAATTGGGCGGCGCAAACAACGGCACCGCGATCATTGAATACCTTGACCAAATCGTGTTCCTTAATGCCCCGGGCTGTGGCATCACTGGCATTGATCCTCACAATCCAGTAATAATGCCCGTTAATCAGCACCCGGTGATCCTTGATATCGTTGATGGTGCTGTCTTTACCGTCACTTTGCGTATGAAAGGTAAACTTGGGGTGCGGCGATATGAGCTGCAGCGGATACTTGGCATACAGCTCGGATGAATGCGGTCCCTCCCAGGCCGGATTATATTTCATAATTGGCGGCCGGTCAGAGTCATTGGGGTCAAAACGCTTCAGGCTGGAAGATTCAAATTCGAGTTTTCCGGACTGGGTCTGCAGCCCCATCCGGTATTCGCCGGTATAGTCGGCCGGAGCCGGAAACGGCTCTGGGGTATCTTTCGCCCGGCCTTCGGCATACCAGCGGAAAGACACCGGATCACGGCGGTTCTCCGGCAGCGGCGGAATCACATAATAGCCTTTTTTCAGGAATTTCTTCCATGATATCCGGTTGGGCAGGTCGGTGCCGTCAAATAAGCGCTTGCACCATTCCAGTTCGGTAGAACCTTCGGAATAGACGGAACCTAATCCCAACCGCTTGGAAAGCTCCAGGAAGATTTCAATATCAGACTTGGATTCCCCCAGTGGTTCAATACATTTATGCTGCAGCACAGCCACCCGGTGGTTAACCTGGGTAAACGAATGGTAAATATAACCGCCGCAGTTGGCAAATTCGCTGATATCCCAACGTTCGAAATTAGTGCAGGCCGGCAAAATGACATCGGCAAACTGCGCTTCGCCTTCAAACCAGATTGACTGGTTGACAACGAACTCCAGCCCCTCGGAACGATACATATTTACGTAGCGGTTGGTATCAACCATTGTGCCGATATGAGAGCCGCCATATTTATAGTACATTTTTACGGGGGAATGACCGGGGGACGGGTATTTGAACGGGAAGAACTGACCTTCGATCGTTTTGGCGTCAGCTGACCAGCCTTCGCAGTGACCGTCCATGATGGCTTCAGGTATCTTGAGGCGCGGCACCCCTTGGTTAACAGTATTCATTGTCACGATATTGGGCATCCGCTGATATAAATTGAGGAAGTTGCCTGTACCAAAAATATCACCGGAAAAACCGCCTTCGGCGTAACCGGGAAAGTAGAAACGGGTATCAACCGGTGTGCCTTGCTGCATCCCGCCCATATTGACGCCCGGTTTGCCCAGTCCCTGCATAGCCATCAGACATACCATGCCTCTGGCCCAGTCTGTGCCGGTGGCGGTGCGGCAGGCGCCGCCGAAGCCGATAATCCCGCCGGCCGCCAGATAGGTTTTCTTGCTGCCCCAGGCCCGCGCCAAAGCTCGGATATCTTTAGCCGGTATGCCGGTTTCCAGTTCCTGCCATTCCGGTGTTTTCGGCACCCCATCTTCTTTGCCCAGAACATAGTCCTGCCATTTTTCAAAACCGGTGGTCCGTTCAGCCACATAGTCCTGGTCATAGAGGTTTTCCTTCATCCACACATAGGCAATCGCCAACACCATGGCACTGTCTGTACCCGGCCTGGGTGCCAGCCACTTACCGCCCATCAGACCGGCAGTATGGTTGTAGTATGGATCAATATGGACAATCTTAATGCCCAGTTCTTTCAGCCACTGCCGGCGCACGGTCCCCTCCTGGGCACCGTATACACCGCTGGTGGATTCGGGGTCACTCGACCAGAAAACAATCATTTCACAGTTTTGCAGACAGTCTTCCACCAGATTGTAGGTTTCCGAGCCGCCGTTACGGGCGCTTTGCCCCCAGTGGTGCGTTGCCCCCCAGAACCAGCCTTCCCAGCTGTCAGGGTTATGCACCACCGGTGTCCAGCCGATAGCATTGAAGAACCGCAGTCTGGCGCTCAGCCAATAGCCTAATGCCCCCCAGGTATGGTGGGAGCCGCTGCCGTTCATAATGGCGCCGGGACCATGATCTTTTTTTACCCGCTTAATCTCGTTAACCACAATGGTCAGCGCTTCATCCCAGCTAATCCGCTCATAGCCTGATATTCCCCGGTTTTGCGGGTTTCTCTCGCCATTGGGATCAAAGTCCACCCGTTTCAGGGGATAAAGCAGCCGGTCCGGCGAATAAATCATCGATTTCCAGGCTAAGGTGTGGGGGTTAACGGTAGTTTTTTTAGGCGGGGAAAAAATTTTGCCTCTGGCTTTGACCTCCCAGGGATCAGCATCCTCTTCATCAAAATCAATGGGGGTAATGCGGATAATCTTATCGTCCTTTACATAAACAAAAACCGGTCCGCCATTGGTATTGCTGGTGTAACGCCTGACACCATTGCCTGCATCAACCCCATATTCGGGGTCGATATTCATCGTCATGTTCAAGGTTTCAGCAAACCAGAGTGTCAGTTCGTCCGGACCTTGCATGTCAATTTGAAAGTGCTTGGCGGCACTGATAAATTCCAGATGCGTCTTGGCCGGGCTCATTAGCCGCACCGCAGTCTCGGCA contains:
- a CDS encoding purine/pyrimidine permease, which encodes MSRDSNNLPPPSGMRYGLNDDLPLKEMISYSLQHLTYFLANAAILPVIVGGYLGLDQLGLASLVQRTFILCGIVSILQALWGHRFPIMEGPAGLWYGVLITLATSAPSLGKSLDVLRTDIEMGFIIAGIVCIFIGVTGMAGLVAKVFSPLVNGVFLVLMCLQLSPAMIKGMLGLSRTNHMVDFASLLAFVSTTGLIMWITLKSKGFIQSIAVLLGVGCGWIMALILGISPQISQHSPQLSTKPEIFAWGTPTFDIGVVLACVIAALLLFSNLVASILGMSAVTGEPLKPAMFNRGAVFTGVSDIFAGLGAVIGFIPYASAIGFTSMTGVASRKPFIAGALLITTLGIFPQVGVFFAAIPPAVGNAVMFVVFCLILGMGLKEFAKVNLTNREMYIAGIALMVGVGVMFLPQAVFNNLPALLRYLLLNGMVDGLLICILLEQFL
- a CDS encoding Uma2 family endonuclease, which gives rise to MGKSAIKYTYADYLAWPENEHWELIDGTAYAMTPAPNRQHQEISRNLLVEFAVYLKDKKCQVYAAPFDVRLPQKNENENNATTVVQPDITVVCDADKLDAAGCKGSPDLIIEILSRSTASHDVIRKRKIYEASGVFEYWIVDPAHQIITRFYMNEELSEYRKAEYFGREGIIAPIVLPELQIMLEDVFRSSILE
- a CDS encoding 4Fe-4S dicluster domain-containing protein, with the protein product MKQWHLIIDVEKCVDCNNCFLACKDEHVDNDWPGYTRPQPRHGHRWINIMRTERGQYPIIDVAYRPTTCMHCQDAPCIKAAGGSIVKRPDGVVLIDPDKAKGRPELVKACPYQAIWWNEEQDVPQKCTFCAHLLDQGWKKPRCVQACPTGALKVEYVADAEMSRICQTNNLEVLQPEYNTQPRVFYQNLYRFTKCFIAGSVAVNNNGVIDCAEGVRITLFSDREKLSAVVADNFGDFKIDNLPGNSGQYSLEIEKSGFKKATVTVELTTSQNIGTVYLG
- a CDS encoding molybdopterin-dependent oxidoreductase translates to MAFESTQFSVILFGLEKILKMTAIRTKTFARRLKEKNLTAQIKLRDNTQGRYFIFRDGKVSSQAGIHDNPDIAMIFEDAETAVRLMSPAKTHLEFISAAKHFQIDMQGPDELTLWFAETLNMTMNIDPEYGVDAGNGVRRYTSNTNGGPVFVYVKDDKIIRITPIDFDEEDADPWEVKARGKIFSPPKKTTVNPHTLAWKSMIYSPDRLLYPLKRVDFDPNGERNPQNRGISGYERISWDEALTIVVNEIKRVKKDHGPGAIMNGSGSHHTWGALGYWLSARLRFFNAIGWTPVVHNPDSWEGWFWGATHHWGQSARNGGSETYNLVEDCLQNCEMIVFWSSDPESTSGVYGAQEGTVRRQWLKELGIKIVHIDPYYNHTAGLMGGKWLAPRPGTDSAMVLAIAYVWMKENLYDQDYVAERTTGFEKWQDYVLGKEDGVPKTPEWQELETGIPAKDIRALARAWGSKKTYLAAGGIIGFGGACRTATGTDWARGMVCLMAMQGLGKPGVNMGGMQQGTPVDTRFYFPGYAEGGFSGDIFGTGNFLNLYQRMPNIVTMNTVNQGVPRLKIPEAIMDGHCEGWSADAKTIEGQFFPFKYPSPGHSPVKMYYKYGGSHIGTMVDTNRYVNMYRSEGLEFVVNQSIWFEGEAQFADVILPACTNFERWDISEFANCGGYIYHSFTQVNHRVAVLQHKCIEPLGESKSDIEIFLELSKRLGLGSVYSEGSTELEWCKRLFDGTDLPNRISWKKFLKKGYYVIPPLPENRRDPVSFRWYAEGRAKDTPEPFPAPADYTGEYRMGLQTQSGKLEFESSSLKRFDPNDSDRPPIMKYNPAWEGPHSSELYAKYPLQLISPHPKFTFHTQSDGKDSTINDIKDHRVLINGHYYWIVRINASDATARGIKEHDLVKVFNDRGAVVCAAQLTERIPPGTVHSYESSAVYKPVGEPGKSPDIGGCINLLTPSRMMIKRSHAMAANSCLVEIGKWGGEESVS